The sequence gtttttatggaaaaaatacagaattatGTTAAGTGGGAGTCATTGAATCAAAATCccattttgtaaaaagaaaatgctcaGAAAAATCTCTATGGAACTATGTCTGTACCAACATTTTCTGGGGGAAAATGAATCTTGTGTGCAGATTTGAAACTATTCAAAGGGGTGATTTCTGATTGGACAAAAAAGATGTACTCTattttttccagtgttttttctctttttgtcacCGTTGCGTTCTGTGAAAAGTGCTCCTGAGAAAACATTGATTGGAGTTGTTGGCCTGTCCAGACATTCCAACTTTATCAAGTagataaaatctgttttttgtaaCAGTGCTCAGATTTGAAGTGGCTTTAGTCGTAATGCCACGTCTTTAAAATTACCGTCATTACTGTGAAAGTTTATTTTCAGAatttggaaaaaatgaagaccTAAAATCCCCGTTCATTTAGCTTTCAATTTTGGATCAGCTTATATACTTTGTACTCTAACGTTGGGCttcttgtttatttctttacacCAACGACTATGATTGGATTTTCTATTGCACCCGTTTATATTTTTCATTCCATATATGACCATGTAATGTGAAAAGACAATACGTTGTCTCCTTTTACCATCTCAGCTATCCAGAGAACGGCGTGATTCAGCTGCTGGCCAAGGACGTCCGCCCACGTGCCCGAACGGTGTACCAGTGGCACCAGATAGAGCCGGGGATGGTCGTTATGGTCAATTACAACCCAGATGATCCCAAGGAACGTGGATACTGGTATGATGCGGAGATCCAGAGGAAGCGGGAGACTCGAACCATACGGGAAGTTTACGCCAAGATCATCCTTGGGTGAGGATGCTGATTTATTAATGAGACCgaaaaaatacgtttttattttcctgaagTTTCATGCTCTCCATCTGATGACGCTAACAAAAAGTCCCTGCTCCTTGATTTCTTGGTTTGCTGGGTTTGTAATGTTGTTAGTGGTTGGTTATCGGCGTATTTCTAGATGTGTTATCCGTCTGTATCAGAATTTCAGGTCTCGTTTCCTTGTTCCTTGCAGTGATGCTGGTGACTCTCTCAATGATTGCCAAATCAAGTTCCTGACGGAGATCTACAAAATTGAGGAACCTGGTTGTCTTAGCGACACCCCGGCTGGATCTGAGAGCCCATTAAAAAGTAGGTTGCAGAgaaaactttatatttaaaactGTGTGGGAGCTACTTTTGACTAGGAAGTTTTATCCCAGCGCTCTGTGAGAAAATACAGTACATATTGAAACGGTTGTATTTGTTAGGATCTAACGGACCCGAGTGCAAGCACTGCAAGGATGACCTCAGCAAAAACTGTCGCTGGTGTAACTGCCACATCTGCGGCATCAAGCAGGATCCTGACAAACAGTTGCTGTGTGACGAATGTGACATGGCTTATCACATCTACTGTCTGGATCCTCCACTGACTTCCATCCCTGAAGACGAGGACTGGTCAGTATATTCTCAATATGCAACGAGATCAGATTAGCCGTCATTTGAATGTTAGATGAGAACATCACATATCAATCAGTGGTAAAAATTTAAGACTTAattcaaatgtgtcaaacaGGAAAACTTCCTTGACTGTCAACAGTGTTTGATAACAGGTTTTTCACACTGCATGTGTTATTTCAGGTATTGTCCAGGTTGTCGTAATGATGCCAGTGAAGTTGTTCTGGCCGGAGAGAAGCTGAAGGAGAGCAAGAAGAAAGCCAAGATGGCCTCAGCTAGTTCATCTAGCCAAAGAGACTGGGGAAAGGtgaaagtttttcttctttttagaaaaaacacagtttatcCATATAAGCAGACTTCATAAAGACCGACTCCGATAAAGATTGTGGTTTTAGTGTTTTGAACATATTCCAGATGCCAGATGACTCTAACCTTAATCCAACCCAAAGGTATTGAGAATTGTATAAAATAAATtctaataaataattaataaataaaactggaaGAACTGTGACTGTTGAGGTCGCCAGTTAAGACACAAACAAAGttgccccccgcccccccagaAATATGGTGGGACTGTTTTGGATGTTAAATCTGCAGTCAGTTCCTCTTGTTTCAGTTAGTTAAGATGTGTTCATTCTGTTTTAATTCTCATAGTTCCATTGCACGctcagatttttttgtgtaaagcgTACCTGTTGCTAACCTTCCTggtatttttataattttttttttagggaatGGCATGTGTGGGTCGGACAAAGCAGTGCACCATTGTACCATCCAATCACTACGGTCCGATCCCAGGAGTTCCTGTTGGCTCCCTCTGGAAATTCAGAGTGCAGGTCGGACTCATTCTGTtgcataaaacaaatattttgaattaacctcaaaatgactttttgttgaGTTAAAAAGAATTCATGCACAAAAGTAATAATCATTAAACCTGCGGTCCCACAGGTCAGTGAGGCGGGTGTTCACAGGCCTCATGTGGCTGGAATTCATGGAAGGAGCAATGATGGCGCCTATTCTTTGGTTCTGGCAGGAGGCTATGAAGATGATGTGGTATGCAGCTTTCTGTGGTTGACCTGTTACAATAACATCACACACTGGTGTTGTGAATCGACATTTTGTACTGTAATGCAtgcatgtaaaaaatgtttttcactgtAGGACGATGGAAATGAATTCACTTACACTGGCTCTGGAGGGCGCGACCTTTCTGGAAACAAGAGAACAGCTGAACAGTCGTGTGATCAAACACTCACCCACATGAACCGGTAAGGAGGAAAATACCATTAGTTTGTGAAATTACAAATTATTTtgatgaataaattaaaatgtgtttgtttgctttggGCTGTATCAGAGCTCTGGCCCTGAACTGTAACGTCCCCGTTAATGACAAACGGGGGGCCGAGTCCAAGAACTGGAAAGAAGGCAAGCCGGTCCGAGTTGTACGGAGCTGCAAAGGACGCAAGCACAGCAAATACTGCCCTGAGGAGGGAAACCGTTATGATGGCATCTACAAGGTATGGCAGGCAGATGAAGCGGCTGCATGCGTTGCTTTTCTGTGCTTCTATTGAAAAAGAGGGAGATTTGAAAGTCGGTTTCTCAGTAGTTTTGTCACTTCTGCTTAGGTGGTCAAGTACTGGCCAGACAAGGGCAAGTCTGGCTTTTTGGTGTGGCGGTACCTGCTGAAGCGCGATGATGATGAGCCCGCCCCTTGGACCAGAGACGGCAAGGAGCGCATCAAGAAGCTTGGTCTGGTCATGCAGGTCAGACCATTCAAATGCCTTTAGCATTTTTAGTGTGCAGAGTTTTGCTTTTATGGTTAAACTGTGAACTTTTAAATTGGTTGGCTCACATTTTAAAGGGTTTGTGGATTTTTGTGTTACAGTATCCTGCTGGTTATCAGAAGGAAAAGGAGAACAAGAACGAAGTAGAGGAGGAACCAACCCCCACCAAGACgaagagaaagagaaaatctCAGGGCAGCGGTATGTCCatgtagaaaatgttttcctCTGTATTCAAcctgcatgcatgcatccatgcagGTTGTGCTTTCAAAAACATGTTCTGTCAGAGAACGGATCCCATTTAGGAAGTGATTATAATCTCCAGGTGCAGGCGGCAGATAACAGTTTGTGGTCTGACTATGTTCCCCACgacaaaaaatatacatttgctTTGTTTGCTTCAGAATCTGCAAAATCCTCACCAGCAAAGTCACCTAAAAAGATCAAGGTGGAAGTCTACAAGCTTTCCCAAGAGCAAAAAAGTCTCATCAAGAACGACAAGCAAAACAAGAAGTTGTGGGACGAAGCCATGGAGTCACTTTCCCTTGGACCGGTGAGGACGTCTGTTTATTTGGAGCTGAAAGCAGAAAGGCTTTAAAAACGACTTCAACtcaacaataaatgaaaatcaCTAATCCATTTGACTAAACATTTCCGAAAGTTTCATCCCAGTCCAACCTTGcattaacccataagaacccatttTTTCCCTACAAACCAAGGGACCACAGAAgctatttttggtatttttctgtTACGCTGATGTTtccatgggttcttatgggttaagccAATTTTAGACAAAAACTGTTTATATTTCTCAATTTTTTCCATTAATTAACAAAGAGGCAGACCAccattgaatttatttttagatttatttgaaGATCTAAGTTTCTAGTCAGACATGCCAGCTGCATGAAACGGTTATTTTGGTGATAAAAATCTTGTTCCCTCAACTTCCCTTTTTAAGGCTACAGGAGTTGCAACATTTCTTAGTGGtccatttataataaatttagtttaaaaaatatgtcacTTAAAAGAATCCCCTGCTTTTATGGTCTTTTTAACTGAATGGAATgggtagattttaaaaaaaatatctaaagatGTAAACTATGCATGTGTCTATGTTCacctcctgactaccagcaaTACACATTTATCTTCTGTAGAGAtcatttctaaacctgaatatctTCCAACCACTGCATATTACCTCCTTACCTCCTTTTGGTGTCCCTTTTTTCAGTCTtgtatcttaattttttttcagttttgtttttatgaaaaacataaaGACTTGTTAATATTGGCGAGATTTTAATGTCTTCACTTGTTTTCTCTCTGCCAGAAATTCTTGAGCAAAGTTGAAGaagtttttctctgcatttgctGCCAGGAAGTGGTTTTCCAGCCAATCACCACAGAGTGCCAACACAATGTTTGTAAGGTAAGGAACTTAGTTTTCTAATTTGTTGatgaagtttttttatttttttagcctaTTAGTCACAACTGTGTGTTAGTAAGACTTGCTTTCTCATAAATGCATTGCAGTAAACtcacataaaacaaacaaacatgttatCACCGTGTTCTGTTTTGCTAGGAGACATTTGTATTTTCACAGTAGTCCAAAATACATTATCAGATTCAATCAACAAGTTTGAAGATTATTTCAGTTTTGTAGATTATGACTAATTGTGTTAAAGTGCTGCAATTACAAAAGTACAAAGTATTTCTGTTAGTATCAtttattatttgattttataaatgcTTGTAGGACAAAATACTgccttgcagacaaaaaaaatggtcTAATTGTAAATAGAACGAAGCCTGTGGATGTGAGCTAAAACCTTTCTGAACCATCCCAACTCTAAActgaacataaaataaattcagCCATAATGTTCTAAAAAACCATCTGATGTCTCTTTCAGACAACATCCTGTAGGCTGGATTTTACTTCAAAGATGCAAAATTGATCCAAAAAatgtatacagtgatccctccctacaacgcggtttacttttcacggtttcgctacttcacggatttgcatcgtgtattgtgttctgcattctgattggctaaaaagtcactctgcttcttctccacctgtgcgtcaataatgttgcagtttaataagtacacgtacgtaaaacagcttgccaaattaacAGCACGTACGTgcacatagaaaaaagagcgacaacaactgtctATCACTAtgctcttctcccgaacaaatacagctgcaccgcgggcttcagaagaagaaaacactgcagagtggagtcaggatgcagcggctcagtctgaagagcagtgaaatacacctgagtcactatttgtccgactgtactttgtatttttttcataattgttttttaaattttctccagtTTAATCGAATTACTctggtcgcggtgggcggggctaatctccgcgatttgaagccttctgactgttcacattgatgattaaaattattatttgacagtacagtacagaagttatttgttgaaaaaaaaaacgtttttaaagtactttgatttgtgaaacaaatgcttgagcctgtaaaatggtttgttctttcttttcaatgtataatagagtatttaattgtataataattgaaaaaaaaaatacaggtttctacttcacggattttgcctatcacggggtctttttggaacgtaacccccgcgaaaaacaagggattactgtacttctttatttttttttacaagaacaaTATTCCTATtggttttttaatgaaaaataatgtttagtGCTTAATATGGGGATTTTGTTTATCAGTTTAGGGAGAGTgctgcaccacgtaacaaatagtccactttttgtgaaaaagcgatccaaaccgaaaaaataacaagaataaagtactaaaaactgattgaatatttatttcttttgtaaacgACCATTGTATAAGCAGGTAGATGGCCAAAGAAGGGTGCATTATCAGACATTAATGTTTGTTAGCGGAGGATGGTTCCTTACACGAACAAAGTTTTGACAAGAAACCTAATTGACCAATAATTGACTCAATAGTCCTTGAAGAATTTGTCAAACTACAGGAATTATTACATCACATTGTTTAAGCTTTTGTGTCGTTTTTTTGCCACTTTAGGAATGTCTTCAAAGATCCTTCAAGGCAGAGGTTTATACCTGCCCGGCCTGCAGACATGATCTGGGCAAAAACTACTCCATGACTGTCAACAAATGTCTGCAAGACGTTCTAAGTCAGTTTTTCCCAGGATACAACAACGGGCGATGATTGTTGATTCTTCATTCTCGGCCCTTAAAGAAACGTGATGACAAGCGCATGGACCATCTTCAATAGAAGCAATAAAGAATCActttttcttaatatattttCTATGATTATAAAACTACAATGTTTGTGAACGTAAATGATGCCAGTTTTGCCATGTCTTACTTTCACTGATAAATTAAAATTCCAGTTGGGTCTGTGCCATAGTCTCTTTaggccatttttgttttgtcctatTTACTAAAATTCTCTcctttttagcacatttatttgaactataaccccctccccccactgCGCTTTATAAAGATGCAGTTTTGTATCAAGTTCTGGTTTCAAGTTCTGTCCATTTTCCGTTTgaccaaaatgcattttataaGCGTCATGGGTCTAGACAGGATTCCCGGTCCAAAGTTGCACTATTGTAAGTTTTCCATTAAATCAGAGTTGCACCAAACCTGCGATTGCAGACGAAACGGACCAGCTCTCGCTTTTGCTGGATTGACAGATCTGAGAGGCAGTGTCTTATTTGGTAGCAGTGTCATcagtttttgtgtcatttgacTTTTCCATTCTTGCATTTGGGGGTTCTAAATGATCCATTAATTTTGAATTCTTGATGAATTTCAAACAAAACCAACTAAATGGTATTGGAAAAAGTTAGCTTTGTGGTCCAAAGAAAATGCTTTACAATGTAAACAGACCTCACCTAATTgtaatttttctgtcttttaacaAAAGATTTGATCTACTTTGaaagaaattgttttgtttttgcatttttttccttaaaatttcattttcctGTGCATTTCTAAATACTTTAGCTTCTAACTGCATTTGTCCTTGAAACATTTGTCTTGGTTTGCTTGattatgacataaaaaaacaagacgtTTCACCACAATGTTCCTAAAATGTTGTTTCTGCTGAGTTTATATATTGCCTATTGCCAGTACATTTGCTTTTTGTTGAACTTCACCAGCAGTGTTTGTCCCTGTGTAAGCAATTTTTGTATAGTGATGCCAACAACTGTTAGCATAGACTGGAAAATTTATATTtactaaacattttctttttttaaaatttttaggCTTTTTAGATTCATAGGTGGAGAACTCCTTGCTTGTTTGGTGAagctttttatcaatttttcagtgttattcaataaaaaataaaaagttgactAAATATCTGCTCATCTTGTGGTGTTAGCTGTTTTCTGCCGTTTTGACCTACATTTTTCCTCAGCTCGGTGCAGAACAAAACTATGGACCTAatttagactttaaaaaaaaaacctttcagtttgTTAAATAAAACTTGCAAAATGATTGTGCGTAACGAGGGATACTAATTTTATCTTTACAAAGTAATAAAATTCCCAAACCCCACACTTGTGTACATGCGTGACGTGCTGTTTTAGAGCCCGGCCAGTCATTGGTTGATAAGCATCCTTAAATATTTTCCCTTGGTTTctaggattttcattggaggatTTTCATGTCTATAACCCAGAGCCAATCAGATTGCTGGATTTCCTTCTTGGGGAAACCTGCAAGTCAACCAATTGCAAGGCCCCATTTTCAAGTGGGCGTAAAACCTCGTAGCAGAAGGAAGCTAACGCAAGAAGAAAATCGTTTAGAAGCTAAACAGAACGAAACCAACCTGAAAAGTAAACAAGGACACCATAAATCTGCAGGAGGTAATAGTTTTGTAGATTATAATTTTGTGTCAGCGCAATAGTGACCGAACGTTTTTGTATAGTCTTTGGTTTTTTAACCACCGCTGCGGTGTTGTGttatttaaatgcaaataaagtaGCAGTTAGCACAATGCTAGCAAATAAAATACGGTGaacatattttattgttttgtgccAGAAATGGAATGGATCGATTTTCATAGGTTTATAAAATACATGTCGTATTGGTTATGGAAGTCATTTGAGCATTTTTAGGCTGTGATACTACAGGCGTTTTGCTACATTTAATCATGAGTAAAATGGTAGCAGCTAGCTACTGTCTATGTCAGCTGTGCAAAGCTAACGTCCCCTTCTAGGGTAGTAATTCACACCGACTGTCGTTGGGGTGTTCCAAGTACACGAAGGCAAACGTACCAGACGAAGTCCTTAAAGTGTAGTTGTTTACCATCTTTATATCGAGTTCTTTTGTACACGTTTCTTGTAACACTGAAATGAGTAAAGGCCCAGAGTTAAAGGGTGCACGCGCAGGCTccctttttttgtaatgtttttatagACAGCTGGAGGGTCATGTGGCCCTCCCTTTCGATGATAAAGCCTAAAGAGCTAAAAACGTGAGACTCGGAGTAACTCGTCTCAAAATGGCTGTAATGTGTGTTTTAGCAGCTAGTTATTATCATTAAAGCCTTTCATTTGAATACTTTGCAACCTGGCTGTCCATTGAAGCCAAATGGTGATACCTGCTCTGAAGGTGTATTAATTCAACCACATTCTTCACTCGAGTTTTGACGTTGTCATTTTAGATTTCCTCACTTAGCTGTAATCTTTGGCTTTTTAGTCATGCATAGAACACATTTACAATGCTTCATAACGCTTTCAAGGTTTGTATTATAGGGTTTTTAGTTCTCTGTTCaagaaaataagatttttcAGCAAATTGTGAGCATTTGTTCTTGTTGAAAGTGTAGAACATATGAATAATCCTTCTGTGGGATAAGGAAGCTGT comes from Oryzias latipes chromosome 4, ASM223467v1 and encodes:
- the uhrf1 gene encoding E3 ubiquitin-protein ligase UHRF1, with protein sequence MWIQVRTMDGKETHRVDSLSKLTKVDELRLKIMELFNVEPERQRLFYRGKQMEDGHTIFDYNVGLNDIVQLLVRQKMPSAEGVKTKDKEAELSDSDSGCGSTQSESDKNSTHGEVEAQPAGTSAQTSSPELIDPGFGFYKINELVDAKDLNMGAWFEAQIVNVTKTGKTSEGAAADPKPAEEDILYHVKYEDYPENGVIQLLAKDVRPRARTVYQWHQIEPGMVVMVNYNPDDPKERGYWYDAEIQRKRETRTIREVYAKIILGDAGDSLNDCQIKFLTEIYKIEEPGCLSDTPAGSESPLKRSNGPECKHCKDDLSKNCRWCNCHICGIKQDPDKQLLCDECDMAYHIYCLDPPLTSIPEDEDWYCPGCRNDASEVVLAGEKLKESKKKAKMASASSSSQRDWGKGMACVGRTKQCTIVPSNHYGPIPGVPVGSLWKFRVQVSEAGVHRPHVAGIHGRSNDGAYSLVLAGGYEDDVDDGNEFTYTGSGGRDLSGNKRTAEQSCDQTLTHMNRALALNCNVPVNDKRGAESKNWKEGKPVRVVRSCKGRKHSKYCPEEGNRYDGIYKVVKYWPDKGKSGFLVWRYLLKRDDDEPAPWTRDGKERIKKLGLVMQYPAGYQKEKENKNEVEEEPTPTKTKRKRKSQGSESAKSSPAKSPKKIKVEVYKLSQEQKSLIKNDKQNKKLWDEAMESLSLGPKFLSKVEEVFLCICCQEVVFQPITTECQHNVCKECLQRSFKAEVYTCPACRHDLGKNYSMTVNKCLQDVLSQFFPGYNNGR